In the Campylobacter showae genome, one interval contains:
- a CDS encoding glycosyltransferase family 2 protein, with protein sequence MLSVVILTLNSEKYLAEALQSCEFADEVVVVDSGSQDATEQICAGFKNVKFHKQKWLGFSAQKQLGVDIARNRWVFVLDSDEVILEPLREEILQVLQRPEFCAYEVARANIFFGKEVRTMGLYPDCAVRLFDKTRAEFDGREIHEKVVLKSAAKTDEQTPADGANLTAAKNQIGRLKNHFKHYAYDSIEQFIAKQNRYSSLGAKGAKSSKFKAVLNPAWTFFKLFFLKGGWREGWRGYVIARLYAQYTFWKYVK encoded by the coding sequence ATGCTAAGCGTCGTAATCCTCACGCTTAACAGCGAAAAATACCTCGCCGAGGCACTACAAAGCTGCGAATTCGCAGACGAAGTCGTCGTGGTCGATAGCGGCTCGCAGGACGCCACTGAGCAAATTTGCGCAGGATTTAAAAACGTCAAATTTCACAAGCAAAAATGGCTGGGATTTAGCGCGCAAAAGCAGCTGGGAGTGGATATAGCTCGCAATCGCTGGGTTTTTGTGCTAGATAGCGACGAAGTGATTTTAGAGCCTTTGCGGGAGGAAATTTTGCAGGTTTTGCAACGCCCCGAGTTTTGCGCATACGAGGTAGCTCGCGCAAATATCTTTTTCGGTAAAGAAGTGCGCACTATGGGGCTTTATCCAGACTGCGCGGTTAGGCTGTTTGATAAAACGCGGGCGGAATTTGACGGGCGCGAGATACACGAAAAGGTCGTTTTAAAAAGCGCGGCGAAAACGGACGAACAAACTCCGGCGGACGGCGCAAATTTAACCGCCGCCAAAAATCAAATCGGCAGGCTAAAAAACCACTTCAAACACTATGCCTATGATAGCATCGAGCAGTTTATCGCCAAGCAAAATCGCTACTCGAGCCTAGGAGCAAAGGGCGCGAAATCAAGTAAATTTAAAGCCGTTTTAAATCCCGCGTGGACGTTTTTTAAGCTATTTTTCCTAAAAGGCGGCTGGCGCGAGGGCTGGCGCGGCTACGTGATAGCAAGGCTTTACGCGCAATATACATTTTGGAAGTACGTAAAATGA
- the rfaQ gene encoding putative lipopolysaccharide heptosyltransferase III, which translates to MKDKKIKILVMKFRNIGDVLLTTPLIENLRRIYPDAQIDFALNKGTEAMIEGNPNIQNIHVYDRANIKEVGFFKRLWRELKFIHKIKKQKYDIAVQTTTGDRGIIIAKYAKIKTIVGFEGKNKTVNKIITHKAPKIGGLRHTVDRNLDALAALGFEPNGKKVSVHFDPGCISHLNLPPKFIHVHLTSRWMFKCADDETMAAIIDFCESLGVRVVLTADNNDAELKKLDDVLALCSSGPVNLGGKLTLKQTAALSKRSAMFIGVDTAIMHLAAANDVPVIALFGPSGAFEWGPWDNDLDANGYTQRNGNQTMGKHAVFQKDWDFVPCDKEGMIKHGVERTLMRFEGEELEAIKRKIRENLSQS; encoded by the coding sequence ATGAAAGATAAAAAAATCAAAATCCTAGTTATGAAATTTAGAAACATCGGCGACGTGCTACTCACGACTCCGCTCATCGAAAACCTGCGCCGCATCTACCCTGACGCGCAGATAGATTTCGCGCTAAACAAGGGCACGGAAGCGATGATCGAAGGCAACCCGAACATCCAAAACATCCACGTCTACGACCGCGCAAATATAAAAGAGGTCGGCTTTTTCAAACGACTTTGGCGCGAGCTAAAATTTATCCATAAAATCAAAAAGCAAAAATACGACATCGCCGTGCAGACCACGACGGGCGACCGCGGCATCATCATCGCCAAATACGCCAAGATAAAAACCATCGTGGGCTTTGAGGGCAAAAACAAGACCGTAAATAAAATAATAACTCACAAAGCCCCTAAAATAGGCGGCCTACGCCACACCGTGGATAGAAATCTAGACGCCTTAGCCGCACTCGGGTTTGAGCCTAACGGCAAAAAAGTGAGCGTGCACTTTGATCCAGGCTGCATCAGTCATCTAAATTTACCGCCTAAATTTATCCACGTGCACCTAACCAGCCGCTGGATGTTTAAGTGCGCGGACGACGAAACCATGGCTGCGATAATCGACTTTTGCGAGAGCCTTGGCGTGCGGGTCGTGCTAACGGCCGATAACAACGACGCCGAGCTAAAAAAGCTGGACGACGTGCTGGCGCTGTGCTCCTCTGGCCCCGTAAATCTAGGCGGTAAACTCACCCTAAAACAGACCGCCGCGCTATCAAAGCGCTCAGCGATGTTCATCGGCGTGGATACGGCGATCATGCACCTAGCCGCGGCCAACGACGTGCCCGTGATCGCGCTGTTTGGGCCCAGCGGGGCGTTTGAGTGGGGGCCGTGGGACAACGATCTGGACGCAAACGGCTACACTCAGCGCAACGGCAACCAAACTATGGGCAAGCACGCGGTATTTCAAAAAGACTGGGACTTCGTGCCGTGCGACAAAGAGGGGATGATAAAGCACGGCGTGGAGCGAACGCTGATGAGATTTGAGGGCGAGGAGCTAGAGGCGATAAAGAGAAAAATCAGGGAAAATTTGAGCCAGAGCTAG
- a CDS encoding polysaccharide deacetylase family protein — MSVSVLMYHHVLKRGGFIASSAEDFALQMRFLAEAGYKTLTMGEFIAYKKGQLAVPKKSVLITFDDGWKDNYVYAYPILREFGLRASIFLVTQWIERASMRRGEFIELTHSEYKKAAPQRPQDVFLNLDEIAAMRDVFDFHSHTHTHFDEYFGALPPEENFARCREFMRANLGIEDKILCWPRGKYDENLMRLARQAGYEAFFTTQRGINRPDGDLSAIKRIAAKKDAAWLKRTLFIYQNDFLGGIYSKIKK; from the coding sequence ATGAGCGTTAGCGTTTTGATGTATCATCACGTTTTAAAAAGGGGTGGATTTATCGCTTCTAGCGCGGAGGATTTTGCCTTGCAGATGCGGTTTCTCGCCGAGGCGGGCTACAAAACGCTCACGATGGGCGAATTTATCGCCTATAAAAAAGGCCAGCTAGCCGTGCCCAAAAAAAGCGTTCTCATCACCTTTGACGACGGTTGGAAGGACAACTATGTCTACGCCTACCCTATCTTGCGCGAGTTTGGGCTGCGGGCGAGCATATTTTTAGTGACGCAGTGGATAGAGCGCGCGAGCATGCGGCGGGGCGAGTTTATCGAGCTAACTCACTCCGAATACAAAAAAGCAGCCCCCCAGCGACCGCAGGACGTGTTTTTAAACCTTGACGAGATAGCGGCAATGCGGGACGTTTTTGACTTTCACTCGCATACGCACACGCATTTTGACGAGTATTTCGGCGCGCTCCCGCCTGAGGAAAATTTCGCTCGGTGCCGCGAGTTTATGCGCGCAAATTTGGGCATCGAGGACAAAATTTTGTGTTGGCCGCGCGGCAAATACGACGAAAATTTGATGCGTCTAGCTAGGCAGGCAGGCTACGAGGCGTTTTTCACGACGCAGCGAGGTATAAATAGACCTGACGGTGACCTATCGGCTATCAAGCGCATCGCTGCTAAAAAGGACGCCGCATGGCTAAAACGCACGCTTTTTATCTACCAAAACGACTTTTTGGGCGGGATATACTCGAAGATAAAAAAGTAA
- a CDS encoding glycosyltransferase family 9 protein — MLIQTAKIGDYANSTVIFEKLGKFDVLIDEINLALAKHDNRIEKIFTINNVKRKKTSKLGLALELFSRNYESVYVLMPNSLNLFLARCTLAKNIVTVHHYAASSDFALLALGMKKVPHTLQDLTLLTYLKTVGISELRYEKCLQKPLVIPHENIVKSGKFKIGVSLSAGNKMKTPPKHTWEKIFEIFAKFDCEVYIFGVGEEAALLKNLLAENADEKQSKAQICSQNSTSDGSNFSSQICDTYVKRFGENEIKIISLIDKIKLEELPFYLSQMQLYASSDTGNYYVADSVRTPTICLMGPCFASEQRGVADSLVINSHLPPVSSVFKTVRDIDASAFFELSEQNLADIEAFVKVRYISYLSREDNFLC; from the coding sequence TTGCTCATACAAACCGCTAAAATCGGCGACTACGCAAACTCGACCGTGATCTTTGAAAAGCTGGGCAAATTTGACGTGCTAATCGACGAGATAAACCTAGCCCTCGCAAAACACGACAACCGAATAGAAAAAATATTTACGATAAATAACGTAAAGCGTAAAAAAACCTCTAAGCTAGGACTCGCGCTCGAGCTTTTTTCGCGCAACTACGAGAGCGTCTACGTGCTGATGCCAAACAGCCTAAATCTCTTTTTGGCGCGCTGCACGCTAGCTAAAAACATCGTCACCGTGCATCACTACGCGGCATCTAGCGACTTTGCCCTGCTGGCGCTCGGTATGAAAAAAGTGCCGCATACTTTGCAAGACCTCACGCTGCTAACCTACCTAAAAACGGTCGGCATTAGCGAACTAAGATATGAAAAATGCTTGCAAAAACCGCTCGTTATACCGCACGAAAATATCGTAAAAAGCGGCAAATTTAAGATCGGCGTGAGCCTGAGCGCTGGCAATAAAATGAAAACGCCGCCAAAACATACTTGGGAAAAAATCTTTGAAATTTTCGCTAAATTTGACTGCGAGGTTTACATTTTCGGCGTCGGCGAGGAGGCTGCACTGCTAAAAAACCTACTCGCTGAAAATGCGGACGAAAAGCAATCAAAAGCTCAAATTTGCAGCCAAAACAGCACTAGCGACGGGTCAAATTTTAGCTCGCAAATTTGCGATACTTACGTCAAAAGATTTGGCGAAAACGAGATAAAAATCATCTCTTTGATAGATAAAATCAAGCTTGAGGAGTTGCCGTTTTACCTCTCGCAGATGCAGCTTTACGCGAGCTCTGATACCGGCAACTACTACGTCGCAGACAGCGTGCGCACGCCCACGATCTGCCTGATGGGGCCTTGTTTTGCCAGCGAGCAAAGGGGCGTCGCCGACTCGCTCGTGATAAACTCGCATTTGCCGCCCGTTAGCTCCGTGTTTAAAACCGTGCGGGATATCGACGCGAGCGCGTTTTTCGAGCTTAGCGAGCAAAACCTCGCAGACATCGAGGCTTTCGTCAAAGTTCGCTATATATCCTATCTATCCCGCGAAGATAATTTTCTATGCTAA
- a CDS encoding glycosyltransferase family 4 protein, whose translation MKKILFVDTGREYGGGTKSFLYLLRGLAAQQKYELCAFFETDYEAGGRKISKIIEEAGAKFIKFEPKKQPSKLKKELLRALGGQILAKYLYKKDYDYALCLLGQVRPDILHLNNHFSTNLAYIAAANALNIAVVQHLRKNSAVEPFKLEILKRLKFTPVCVSNATYDFYAAQINMPKNVVYNPVEAPVLGQEKSETDENLSHSRSNLKNSGDDKNGALKAKFDAEKINIVMPANFLTLKGHELVFDALAGLKRSDIKVYFAGGGELKAGAKAKFDALIKSNKAEYLGFVSKMDEIYAACDYVLGFSSDEGLPRVVIEALGCGLGVVYSDIAVIREIYEISSKKQDFFIVQRSSDALLACFESLRKPASKSPDDAVIKAFSIENYLRGIDRIYSEL comes from the coding sequence TTGAAAAAGATTTTGTTCGTCGATACGGGGCGCGAATACGGGGGCGGGACGAAGAGTTTTTTGTATCTTTTGCGTGGGCTTGCCGCGCAGCAAAAATACGAGCTTTGCGCGTTTTTTGAGACCGATTACGAGGCGGGCGGACGCAAAATCTCGAAAATCATCGAAGAAGCCGGGGCTAAATTTATAAAATTTGAACCAAAAAAGCAACCCTCAAAGCTAAAAAAAGAGCTTTTACGCGCTCTGGGTGGTCAAATTTTAGCAAAATACCTCTATAAAAAAGACTACGACTACGCGCTTTGCTTGCTTGGGCAGGTGCGCCCAGATATCCTTCATCTAAATAATCACTTTTCAACCAATCTTGCTTACATCGCCGCCGCAAACGCCCTAAATATCGCGGTAGTACAGCATTTGCGTAAAAACTCGGCCGTCGAGCCCTTTAAGCTTGAGATTTTAAAGCGGCTAAAATTTACGCCTGTTTGCGTTTCAAACGCGACTTATGATTTTTACGCCGCGCAGATAAATATGCCTAAAAACGTGGTTTACAATCCTGTAGAGGCGCCTGTTTTAGGTCAGGAAAAGTCTGAGACGGATGAAAATTTGAGCCATTCTCGGTCAAATTTAAAAAATAGCGGCGACGATAAAAACGGCGCCCTAAAAGCCAAATTTGACGCCGAAAAGATAAATATCGTAATGCCCGCAAATTTCCTGACGTTAAAGGGGCACGAGCTCGTTTTTGACGCGCTTGCGGGACTAAAAAGAAGCGATATAAAGGTCTATTTTGCTGGCGGAGGCGAGCTAAAAGCGGGCGCGAAAGCCAAATTTGACGCGCTGATAAAATCGAACAAGGCCGAGTATCTGGGCTTTGTTTCCAAGATGGACGAGATTTACGCCGCGTGCGACTACGTGCTTGGGTTTTCCAGCGACGAGGGACTGCCTAGAGTCGTCATCGAGGCGCTTGGCTGCGGGCTTGGCGTCGTGTACTCTGATATCGCCGTCATAAGAGAGATTTATGAAATCTCCTCGAAAAAGCAAGATTTTTTTATAGTTCAAAGAAGCTCGGACGCGCTTTTAGCCTGCTTTGAGAGCTTGCGAAAACCCGCCTCAAAAAGCCCCGACGATGCCGTTATAAAGGCATTTAGCATAGAAAATTATCTTCGCGGGATAGATAGGATATATAGCGAACTTTGA
- a CDS encoding glycosyltransferase family 9 protein has protein sequence MKLFESAARLILRFKSVLKTQLVTQPVQTVCFFSNTALGDTIFNTPVFRVFRQNFPHVRTVALLNPSTAPLFKTDPNIDEILLYDGKKGGFLRALSQLKKIKPDAIFILHSNEPQATPLAVLSGAKYVFKLPNAGSKFSPFHSNAPEPYGDERYVVLNRLEQLKFVGIRSRDTRLNLYLRDEDFARVDEMLKKDGKRKFIGFQMGASTVSRQWFWQRWRELAGIILERTDAVIVLTGSPAERAMTAQLDEELRSAHVIDAAGKFSLREAAALIARLDVLVTPDTGPLHVAAALKTPTIGLFAVASPVNSNPDFDENIHKFIKKPRTCSPCVGKNCKFQECMLQIGADEVWEMLKEMI, from the coding sequence ATGAAGCTCTTTGAGAGCGCGGCTAGGCTCATTTTGCGCTTTAAAAGCGTGCTCAAAACGCAGCTGGTTACGCAGCCCGTCCAAACGGTCTGTTTTTTTAGCAACACCGCGCTTGGCGATACGATTTTTAATACGCCTGTTTTTCGCGTCTTTCGGCAAAATTTCCCGCACGTACGCACCGTCGCGCTACTAAATCCATCTACCGCGCCGCTTTTTAAAACCGATCCGAATATCGATGAAATTTTGCTTTACGACGGCAAAAAAGGCGGTTTTTTACGCGCTTTATCGCAGCTAAAAAAGATAAAACCCGACGCCATCTTTATCCTGCACTCAAACGAGCCGCAGGCTACGCCGTTAGCCGTTTTAAGCGGGGCCAAATACGTCTTTAAGCTGCCAAATGCCGGCAGTAAATTTAGCCCCTTTCACTCAAACGCGCCAGAGCCTTACGGAGATGAGAGGTACGTCGTACTAAACCGCCTCGAGCAGCTTAAATTCGTAGGCATCAGAAGTCGCGACACGAGGCTAAATTTGTATCTGCGCGATGAGGATTTCGCCCGCGTCGATGAAATGCTAAAAAAAGACGGCAAACGCAAATTTATCGGCTTTCAGATGGGGGCTAGCACGGTTTCCAGGCAGTGGTTTTGGCAGCGTTGGCGGGAGCTGGCGGGAATTATTTTGGAGCGCACGGACGCCGTCATCGTGCTAACGGGCAGCCCCGCCGAGCGAGCGATGACCGCGCAGTTAGACGAGGAGTTAAGAAGCGCACACGTGATAGATGCGGCGGGTAAATTTAGTCTGCGAGAGGCTGCCGCGCTGATAGCTAGGCTTGACGTGCTTGTCACGCCCGATACCGGTCCGCTGCACGTCGCAGCTGCGCTAAAAACGCCTACGATCGGGCTTTTTGCAGTCGCGTCGCCCGTAAATTCAAACCCGGATTTTGACGAAAACATCCATAAATTTATCAAAAAGCCGCGCACCTGTTCGCCTTGCGTCGGTAAAAACTGCAAATTTCAGGAGTGTATGCTGCAAATAGGAGCCGATGAGGTCTGGGAGATGCTAAAGGAAATGATTTGA
- a CDS encoding glycosyltransferase family 4 protein, whose translation MKKTDKINILELESSLGFGGQEHRTQRVINGLNKDKFKVFYALNPGSKSFEKPIDCEFVEFNLSKVYNIFEIFKICRFVREKGISIIATHSGKDGNIGAIVAKLTGAKVVRTRHLQTPIRSAFSYNVNDKIIAVSNAVKAQLVSQGVRGNLIDVIYTGVDTARFNPNFKKDIKAELNLSADCVVVGIVAVLRAAKNHQLLFEAFSELNLPNAALVVVGDGPQEENLKKIKTPNIYMLGSRTDVSEFLGSFDVFALPSKMEALGTALLEAQSCGVPCIGSDAGGIGEAISSGETGLLFKNGDKESLKAALKTLIEDAALRAKFSANAREFIVRNFSIETMVAQTEAMYEAL comes from the coding sequence ATGAAAAAGACGGACAAAATCAACATCCTAGAGCTTGAAAGCTCGCTAGGATTCGGCGGTCAGGAGCACCGCACGCAGCGCGTCATAAACGGACTAAACAAGGATAAATTTAAGGTATTTTACGCGCTAAATCCCGGCTCAAAAAGCTTTGAAAAGCCCATTGATTGCGAATTTGTGGAATTTAATCTGAGCAAGGTTTATAATATTTTTGAAATTTTTAAAATTTGCCGTTTCGTGCGCGAAAAAGGTATCTCCATCATCGCCACGCACTCTGGTAAGGACGGCAACATCGGCGCGATCGTAGCAAAGCTAACGGGCGCCAAAGTCGTGCGCACTAGACACCTGCAAACACCGATCAGATCGGCGTTTAGCTACAACGTAAATGATAAAATCATAGCCGTCTCAAACGCCGTAAAAGCCCAGCTCGTCTCGCAGGGCGTGCGGGGAAATTTGATAGACGTTATCTATACAGGCGTGGATACAGCGCGGTTTAATCCAAATTTTAAAAAAGATATAAAAGCGGAGCTAAATTTGAGCGCGGACTGCGTCGTAGTGGGTATCGTGGCAGTCTTGCGCGCGGCGAAAAATCATCAGCTTTTATTTGAAGCTTTTAGCGAGCTAAATCTGCCAAATGCCGCTTTAGTCGTGGTCGGCGACGGTCCGCAGGAAGAAAATCTAAAAAAAATTAAGACTCCAAACATCTATATGCTAGGTTCCCGTACCGACGTGAGCGAGTTTTTGGGCAGTTTTGACGTTTTCGCGCTGCCCTCAAAGATGGAGGCGCTAGGCACGGCGCTGCTCGAGGCGCAGTCGTGCGGAGTGCCTTGCATCGGTAGCGACGCGGGCGGTATCGGTGAGGCGATAAGTAGCGGCGAAACGGGGCTTTTGTTTAAAAACGGCGATAAAGAATCGCTCAAAGCGGCCTTAAAAACGCTGATAGAAGACGCGGCGCTTCGGGCGAAATTTAGCGCGAACGCGAGGGAATTTATCGTGCGAAACTTCTCGATAGAAACGATGGTCGCGCAGACGGAAGCGATGTATGAAGCTCTTTGA
- a CDS encoding glycosyltransferase family 9 protein produces MKILLVRNDNIGDLICTTPAIEALRKAHSRAQIDIVVNSLNACVVRGNPFLNKIYIYTKPKHVKGAAAKVRAFLGKCKILLQIRREKYDATVIFRSAYSPSAAIFARAAAAKTTIGAAKQNEGGSLITHKLNFNPPPHEVLLCYELAAPLGAKFDGEKTLYVPSFKSEKFKDFVFFHVSSRVEQNRMDEAKILRILAFLKQNFGRVAVSAEDVKLGQKVAQEAGVEFAATASLDELAGYIWAAKFVLTLDGGVAHLAPALGVKTVLVLGKTDASRWAPIYGGAECAVLQSASKNAQDAADEEIYEAVKNI; encoded by the coding sequence GTGAAAATTTTGCTCGTTAGAAACGATAATATCGGCGATCTCATCTGCACGACGCCGGCGATTGAAGCACTGCGAAAGGCTCATTCGCGTGCACAGATCGACATCGTGGTAAATAGTCTAAACGCATGCGTCGTTCGCGGCAATCCGTTTTTAAATAAAATTTATATCTATACTAAACCAAAGCACGTAAAAGGAGCGGCGGCAAAGGTGCGGGCATTTTTGGGAAAATGTAAAATTTTGCTTCAAATTCGCCGCGAAAAATACGATGCGACGGTGATTTTTAGAAGCGCCTATTCGCCTTCTGCCGCGATATTTGCTAGAGCCGCCGCAGCTAAAACGACCATAGGCGCGGCAAAGCAAAACGAGGGCGGTTCGTTGATAACACATAAGCTAAACTTTAATCCGCCGCCTCACGAGGTGCTGCTTTGCTATGAGCTAGCCGCACCGCTGGGAGCGAAATTTGACGGGGAAAAGACGCTTTACGTACCTAGCTTTAAAAGCGAGAAATTTAAGGATTTCGTATTTTTTCACGTCTCATCAAGGGTGGAGCAAAACCGTATGGACGAGGCTAAAATTTTACGTATTTTGGCGTTTTTAAAGCAAAATTTCGGACGCGTCGCCGTTAGTGCCGAGGACGTGAAACTAGGCCAAAAAGTAGCGCAAGAAGCGGGCGTAGAGTTTGCCGCGACAGCGAGCCTAGATGAACTTGCGGGCTACATCTGGGCGGCTAAATTTGTCCTCACGCTTGACGGCGGCGTAGCGCATTTGGCTCCCGCGCTTGGCGTAAAAACGGTGCTGGTGCTTGGTAAAACGGACGCCTCTCGCTGGGCTCCGATTTACGGCGGAGCGGAGTGCGCTGTGCTGCAAAGCGCTAGTAAAAATGCGCAGGACGCGGCGGACGAGGAAATCTACGAGGCGGTCAAAAATATATGA
- a CDS encoding glycosyltransferase family 4 protein, which yields MKKIVFLRLDLDAIGGAQRYLSRLVKALKDSGVACETRGFNGSKKLSSWIKALLFNSQARRQKSADEIYFSLERITCADIYRAGDGVHKVYMKTKPFWFVNPLNFVIPHLEKRTFKNTKKIIANSNFIKRQICETYAVAPEKIAVVYNGVNLPTRVQKGSAKLALCEEFGLDFHLPTLLFVGSGFKRKGAEEFLRIAARLKTRVNCLIVGRDKNAARYKNLAKELGLNAVFTGAQKSAARFYEGSELFLFPTAYEPFSNVVLEALSYGCVAITTAQNGAAEILPGEFVMSSPQDYDICALIDEILNDDERLAMLQERNLALASEFSIEKNANATLEIIRANLD from the coding sequence ATGAAAAAAATAGTATTTTTAAGGCTCGATCTAGACGCTATCGGCGGGGCGCAGAGATATCTCTCGCGGCTCGTTAAAGCTCTAAAAGATTCGGGCGTTGCGTGCGAGACGCGCGGATTTAACGGTAGCAAAAAGCTAAGCTCGTGGATCAAAGCCCTGCTTTTTAACTCGCAAGCAAGGCGGCAAAAGAGCGCGGACGAGATTTATTTTAGCCTTGAGCGCATCACCTGCGCCGACATCTACCGCGCGGGCGACGGCGTGCACAAAGTCTATATGAAAACTAAGCCGTTTTGGTTTGTAAACCCGCTAAATTTCGTTATTCCGCACCTTGAAAAACGCACTTTTAAAAATACCAAAAAAATCATCGCCAACTCAAATTTTATAAAGCGTCAAATTTGCGAGACCTACGCCGTCGCCCCTGAAAAGATCGCGGTCGTCTATAACGGCGTAAATTTGCCTACGCGCGTGCAAAAAGGTTCGGCAAAGCTCGCTCTTTGCGAGGAATTCGGACTTGATTTTCACCTACCGACGCTGCTGTTTGTGGGAAGCGGCTTTAAACGCAAGGGCGCGGAGGAGTTTTTACGCATCGCGGCTCGCCTAAAAACCCGCGTAAACTGCCTGATCGTCGGCCGCGACAAAAACGCCGCCCGCTACAAAAATCTAGCCAAGGAACTCGGCCTGAACGCCGTATTTACGGGCGCGCAAAAAAGTGCAGCGAGATTTTACGAAGGCAGCGAGCTGTTTTTGTTTCCGACGGCGTACGAGCCGTTTTCAAACGTCGTTTTGGAGGCGCTTAGCTACGGCTGCGTCGCTATCACGACCGCTCAAAACGGCGCCGCGGAGATACTACCGGGGGAGTTTGTGATGAGTTCGCCGCAAGACTACGACATCTGCGCTCTGATCGACGAGATCCTAAACGACGACGAGCGGCTAGCAATGCTACAAGAGCGAAATTTGGCGCTTGCCAGCGAGTTTAGCATCGAAAAAAACGCGAACGCGACGCTGGAGATCATACGTGCGAATCTTGATTGA
- the waaF gene encoding lipopolysaccharide heptosyltransferase II, with protein sequence MRILIELPTWLGDAVMASAAVEAIAKHTAAFDAGNLTGKFENERDFSFSSQNFGSVTQEIQIFKNDTPNLDGKFEAVRGANLKANAQENQNPQNLKKETQKPVKIVFFGSFAACELFKAHPNCERVIVDSSKKAKFRLWRLFWQARNLGKFDAALSFRSSFASKILLYGARAERKFVFQKSKDGAHQVQKYLKFVKAALNLKRADDELKLYFEPRKFDAPVLGLNPGASYGSAKRWYPAYFAQVALHFKDEFKIMIFGGSGERDMCEQIEQILRQNGAACENLAGKTSVRELCEMIGGIGQSGGIFVTNDSGPMHIAAAYKTPTIALFGPTRFTQTCPWRNENARILHLNLECMPCMKRVCPLKTHACMKDLSPQAVIQTIEREFFAKAQGD encoded by the coding sequence GTGCGAATCTTGATTGAGCTACCGACTTGGCTGGGCGACGCCGTGATGGCAAGCGCCGCGGTGGAGGCCATCGCAAAGCATACGGCGGCGTTTGACGCGGGAAATTTGACGGGCAAATTTGAAAATGAGCGAGATTTTAGCTTTTCGTCGCAAAATTTCGGCTCGGTAACGCAAGAAATTCAAATTTTTAAAAACGATACGCCAAATTTGGACGGTAAATTTGAAGCTGTCCGCGGCGCAAATTTGAAGGCAAACGCGCAAGAAAATCAAAATCCGCAAAATTTAAAAAAAGAAACGCAAAAGCCCGTCAAAATCGTATTTTTCGGCTCGTTTGCGGCGTGCGAACTTTTTAAGGCTCATCCAAACTGCGAGCGCGTCATCGTTGATAGCAGCAAAAAGGCTAAATTTAGGCTCTGGCGGCTATTTTGGCAGGCTAGAAATCTCGGTAAATTTGACGCGGCGTTGAGCTTTAGAAGCTCTTTTGCGAGCAAGATTTTACTTTACGGGGCGCGGGCGGAGAGAAAATTTGTTTTTCAAAAGAGCAAAGACGGCGCGCATCAGGTGCAAAAATACCTAAAATTCGTCAAAGCGGCGTTAAATTTAAAACGGGCGGACGACGAGCTGAAGCTTTACTTTGAGCCGCGCAAATTTGACGCTCCGGTGCTCGGACTAAATCCGGGCGCTAGCTACGGAAGCGCCAAACGCTGGTATCCTGCCTATTTCGCGCAGGTGGCGCTGCATTTTAAAGACGAGTTTAAGATTATGATTTTCGGCGGCTCGGGCGAGCGGGATATGTGCGAGCAGATCGAGCAAATTTTACGCCAAAACGGCGCAGCCTGCGAAAATCTAGCGGGCAAAACGAGCGTGCGGGAACTTTGCGAAATGATCGGCGGCATCGGGCAAAGCGGCGGGATATTCGTCACGAACGACAGCGGCCCGATGCATATCGCCGCAGCCTACAAGACGCCTACGATCGCGCTTTTTGGGCCTACGAGATTTACGCAGACATGTCCGTGGCGCAACGAAAACGCCCGCATCCTGCACCTAAACCTAGAGTGCATGCCGTGTATGAAGCGCGTCTGCCCGCTAAAAACCCACGCCTGCATGAAAGATCTCTCGCCGCAAGCCGTCATCCAAACGATCGAGCGAGAGTTTTTTGCCAAAGCGCAAGGAGATTAG
- a CDS encoding YolD-like family protein — MNKDRAKIFSSFNPLSTLEKALKAQEREKSEKLDLDESKIEEILNKISKLKPADKVKITYHDGQSYANIEGLVSNVNLIDKSLTVVKARVKFDDIYAVEVVS, encoded by the coding sequence GTGAATAAGGACAGAGCCAAAATCTTTAGCTCGTTTAATCCTCTCTCTACCCTAGAAAAAGCCCTAAAGGCCCAGGAGCGAGAAAAGAGCGAAAAGCTAGATCTTGACGAATCAAAGATAGAAGAAATCCTAAATAAAATAAGCAAACTAAAACCCGCCGACAAGGTAAAAATCACATACCACGACGGGCAGAGTTACGCGAATATAGAGGGGCTAGTCTCAAATGTAAATTTGATAGATAAAAGTCTAACGGTGGTAAAGGCGAGGGTCAAATTTGACGATATCTACGCGGTTGAGGTTGTTTCGTAA